GGAAGcagctgaagttcagagagggaGTCCCAGttgctcaaggttacacagcAAGAGGATGGTGCAGGCAGAATTCAGTTTTCAGGTTGTCTGATGCCAGAGTTGATACTTTGCCCACTGCCTCATTCCACCATGAAAGACACTCCttcctttattataaaacagacatctcagagcctcagagaggtgaagacactttctcagggtcacacagcaaaccATAAGTGGGGCTGGGATTTCAAGGCTGAGAGGCAGGGGCCCATGCTGGATGACTTCAGAAGTAGtcattcactttctctctgtgAGCCTCAGCATGATCCCAAGTGACCCCACCTATATGACTGAGGCGCTAGTCATTATTGGGAATGGGGGTGCTGAACAGGGTCTGGGGAACAGGTAATATTTTTATGAACACAGCCGCTCGTTTTCCCAGCAGAGATAAATCATCTATGAGCCGGGAGAAACAAAGGAAGGTGAGAGATGTAACTTATATAATGatgtaatatagtatataatataaataatacattatataaatactaTAACATAACAGAATAATACACCATAACATAGCAGTCACTTATATTGGCCTGGATATGGGGACGCTGAGTCATTTTGCGGTTTGCACaatgttcttgtttgtttctgaATTCAGACACGGTAATGCAGCGGTCTTGAGTGTCTCACTCCCCCAGGCCACAGTGTGGCCCCGTCTGTGTTAGGGTGTAACAGAACACCATGGCCTCGCTGTGGGTGCCTGGCCAGCTCCCTGCTGTCCGGGGATGGTTTTCTTCCTTACCTGGAAGACTGTCCAGCATCCTCACTGGTCTCctgcatttctctctccttccagaatCTTGTCCTGCTTTACACGGAGGCCACAGTGACATTTCTTCTTTCGCCCCACCCCtacttccttttttaataatGTACACTTAGTGAAATATGTAAGTATACAGctgggtaattcttttttttttttttaagtttatttatttattttgagagaaagagagcacgatcaggggaggggcagagagagagagagagagagagagagaatccctatcTGCATTGTCAGCCccgccacggggctcgaactcacgaactgtgagatcatgacctcagccaaaatcaatagtaggatgcttaacggactgagccaccaaggcacctctATAGCTGGATAATTCTTCACATATTTGTACACACATGTAACTATTGCCTCTGTGAAGACAGTGGGGGCTCATCACTATTGCCCCTTTGGGACAAGGTAACCCCTGTTCTAGAACCTCATGTAAATGGAGTTCACTGTATGTTTTATTTGGGtaagtcttcttcttcttctttttcttcttcttcttcttctttttaagtttttttttttttttgttttgtttttttttgtttttttaagtatcctctacacccaacatggggctggaactcacaaccccaagatcaagagttgcatgctgcacccactgagccagccaggtgcccctgcataagGTTTCTTGAGCTCCACATGaagtttttgagattcatccacgcGGCTGCAGATGCCAATAGTTGGCTTGTTCTCactgctgtgtaatattccatggGGTGAGTGAACCACTCATTCTTTTTCTGCTCTCTTCTTTGTGGATATTCGCATTAATTCCCAGATTTTGATCATATTAAAAAGCAAGTCTGATTGTGTCCTTCCCTGCTGCTGATTTAGACCCTCTCAAAGCTCATCCACCTTTCTCAGAATTAATTCAAATCTCTTCACTGGGCCTGTGATGTCCTGATCCGTCTAGCCCCTGCCTGGCTCTTCGGCCTCCATTTCCACCTTCCTCGTCTTTGTTTCCTGAGCTCCAGGCACACAATGGTCCAGGCTACTCCTACCCCTAGATCTTTGCACTGCCCCCCTCTGCTTTGTAATCTGCTCTGCCCCCCGGGGTCTTCGAGAGCACAACTTGAATGACATCCTCAGGGAAGCTTCACTGACCAACCAGCCCCCACTTCCAGACTCCATACCTCCTTGGAGCTACCTACACTTCTTCCTTCATTGTTCCAGTTGTATACAACAATTTGTGTGATTACTTAatatctgtcccctccccccccccccccatcagacagtgagctctgtgaggacaggcACCGGTTCTGTCTTAACCTCCAACAGTAGTCCCGATCAAAgctggcacatggtaagtactCATTGAATATAGCAAGGGCCCCGTGTTGAGTAGACCCTTTCCCCATTCTGAGCCTCCGTACTTTCCCCTCTACCCCCCAAACACACAGACTTTCTCCGGGGAGCTGCCGGGGAACCTTGACTCCCACCCTTTCCCTCCTTGGCAGCTGCTGGGTGACGCACCCAGGGGCGGGTGCTCCGCCCCACAGCGGACGCTGATTTAGCCCGGTTGGGCAAGGCCAGGGTTGCCTGGGGGGAGGTTACTCATCCCGGGCTCAGGTAAGAGGGCCCAGGTTGGGAGGCGGCACACCCAGGGGGGACGCCGAGGGAGCAGGACCTAGCCATGGACCCTGCCAGGAAAGCAGGCGCCCAGGCAGTGATCTGGACCACGGGCTGGCTGCTGCTGTTGTCGCTGCTGCTTGGAGAAGGTGGGTCTGCTGCGGGAGGGGATGGAGGAGGTCGAGTAGGGGCTCTAGGAAGGAGGTCTCTCCTACAGGGAGATCTGTGGGGACGATCTCCCATTCTGAGCAGAGGGGGCCTGTGGGAAAGATCGTCTGTCCGGGTCGAGGGGGCTGTGAGAGAGGTCCCCCAATCTGGCCAGAGGGGACTGTGGGAAGGGTCCCCCGCCCCGGTCCGAAGGAGCAGTGGGAAAGGATCCCTCACTGAGCTAACTGGACTGCGGGAAAAGTTCTCCCATCCTGAGCGGAGaacggggcggcggggggggggggggggagggaagatgtCCCTCCCATCCATAGCAAGGATCCCCCCATCTTGGGCagaaggggctgtggggaggatgCTCCCACTGTAGGCATAGGCGGCTGGAAGGAGAGCGGCACCAGATTTGTGGCGAGATTTTTACTCCTGTCCCGGAAAATGGTGGGCAATAGCATTGTCACGTCCCGGGGACAGAGGGCGTGGGAAAGACTATTTCTCCTTTCGGGGACGAGGCTTCAGTAGGAATCGCTTAGTTCTGCTCGGCCCTGCGCCCCCAGGAGCGCGGGCCCTGGAGTGCTACAGCTGCGTGCAGAAAGCAGATGACGGATGCTCTCCGCAGAAGACCAAGACCGTGAAGTGCGCGCCGGGCGTGGACGTCTGCACCGAGGCCGTGGGGGCGGTGGAGACCAGTGAGTGGGGCCCTCGGGTCCATTCGTACCCCTTCGAAGCTCCTCTAGCCAGGCCCCGCCTCCTTTTGCCCCGCCCCTTCTTTTGAATTTGTCCGCACCCATTCAACGCCCTCCAGGACTCCCTTTCATCCTGGCTGGGGCCCTTTAACACCACTACCGTTAGGGCTTAGATGGGTGAGGGGCTGCCGAGTAACTGGCTGGGGTGAACTGGGAGATCCGGGATCGGGGACTTGGTCCCCTTCGAGGGCACACCCTATACATTTCTGCTCCACCCCTGAGACCTCCCTACCCACTCTGTCCCTGCCAGAATCCTCTATCCAGGTAGGTCCGCGGTGATGCAGACCTTTCTAGGGCTCTCCTCCTAGGTTCCCTAGACTGAGGTTCCGCCCCGCTGGCCCACCCCCGGGGAAAGCCCGCCCTTCTCTGAGGCTACAGTTCCCGGAGACCCCACCTCGGTCTGACCCGGTGCCCTTTCTGTCAGTCTCCCAGTTCCTTCATAGGATGCTTTCtgccgttccgcccctctgccgCCGAGCCCCGTCCTAGCTCCACTCTTGGCCCTCCTCCTCGATTTTGTCCAGAGTCTGTCAGCCTGTCTGTTCCCTCGGACTCAGCTCTTTGAGGTTCTGCCCCTCCGTCTGTCGTCCTTCCCCCGGCGATCGGCTTTCTGAGGCCCCTGCCCTTCGACTCTGGCCTGGCTACAGTCTGGccgtggcggggggaggggggaggaggaggagtccactcgaggccccgccccccgcctccgcTCACCCCGCCCCTTCCTCTCCGCAGTCCACGGGCAGTTCTCGGTGGCAGTGCGGGGCTGCGGGTCCGGACTCCCGGGCAAGAATGACCGCGGACTGGATCTTCACGGGCTTCTGGCCTTTATGCAGCTGCAGCAATGCGCCAAGGACCGCTGCAACGCCAAACTCAACCTCACGTCGCGAGCGCTCAACCCCGCAGGTCGGTGGAGGCGGGCCCTAGGCCCGAGGGCGGAGCCACACCGCGGCTGAGCCACTGGGGTGATCCCCAGCTGGAGGCGGGAGAACTCCGcacgggcggggggcggggccacgcggcggcgggcggggcctCGTCGCTGTAGGCAACGTAGCGGGGACGCTAAGCGCGGGGCCCGGCGCTGGGGCCCGGCTAGAGGCTGAGCTCGGTGTACTAGGCTGGAGGGACTTTGGGCGAAGCCGTGCTGCCTGAACCTTCTCGACCCCTTCCTTTCGTCGCGCTCCCCTCGCAGGCAATGAGAGTGCGTACCCGTCCAACGGTGCCGAGTGTTACAGCTGCGTGGGGCTGAGCCACGAGGCGTGCCGGGGCACGGCTCCACCTGTCGTGAGCTGCTACAACGCCAGTGAGCGCGTCTACAAGGGCTGTTTCGACGGTAACGTCACCCTGACGGCAGGTGAGCGAGCCGGGAGGAGGGGGCCTACAGGAGTTGTAGTGGCCTCTCTGGCCTCATGGGCGGTGGGTAGTCCCTTTACCCAGAGGGACCCATCTCCAGCGCATTCTGGAAAATTGTAGGCCAAAGTTCTCGTCTCACCCTAGAGCGTCGTGAGAAATGCAGGCCTATCCCCAACGTAGCGTGGGGCTACGGTTGCTTTTGTCCTAGAGGTTTTTTGGGGAAATACATTTCCATAGAGGTCTGCCTGGTGCAGAGTGGGACGACGTGCTTTGGGAAATGGAAGCCTCCAAGCTTCTAGAATCCGGGGAGTCTTGTTGTGACTCCTCAAAACTCAAGGGGTCAGGGTCCCCACCCAGCCACCTAGGAGAGAGGCCACCTCCTGGCCTCTGTCTCAGGGAACCCTGGGAGACGTCCTTCAAACGCCTCTTCTGCCAGGTGTATTATGGGAGATGTAGTTCTGATTCTTAACACTAAATTTTGGCAggtgcaggagagagggagatgggaaatACGATGAGAGGGATGTTTGTTTCACTGTTTGGTCTCATGAGAGGTGTATCTCTGTCCAAACTTTCCAGACTTTCTTCCAAGGCATTGTGGGACTTGTAGTTCGTCCTACACACCTTTCCTCTCCAAAATGGGAAACGTGGTCCACCAAGTGCCAAAGACAGTgggacagtgtttctcaaagggGCGCTTTTTGGATTAATGGATGTAGAGCCCCCCGTCCCCTGTTTTGGGGGTTCTTGCCCTGGTCTTGCCTTTAAGTTTCCTTCTGGCTCTGCAACCCTCCAACCACCGacctccctgtgtctccctcctgcaGCAAATGTGACTGTATCCTTGCCTGTGCGGGGTTGTGTCCAGGACGAGTTCTGCACGCGGGATGCGGTGACAGGCCCAGGGTTCACACTCAGTGGCTCCTGCTGCCAGGGGTCCCGCTGTAACTCGGACCTCCACAACAAGACCTTTTTCTCCCCTCGGATCCCACCCCTTGTCCTGCTGCCCCCTCCTAAGCCCACCACTCAGGCCCCAACCACCTCTGTCACAACCTCTACTCCAGCCCCAACCACTCTTGTCTCTGCCACTAAACCCACCACGGCCAGCCAGACTTCCCCACGGGAAGTACATCCTGAGACCTCTCAGAAAGAGGAATCTGGCTTGGCTGGAGGTGCCGCTGGCCACCAGGACCGCAGGAATATGGGACAGCACCCTACAGGAGGGGGGGCCCATAATAAAGGCTCTTCAACTTCCTCGGCTGGGTTGGCAGCTCTAGTGTTGGCCTTGGCTGCTGGCACCCTACCATGAATTTTGCCATCTAGAAACTTCCGTCTTGCCTTATTCCCCAGCCCTGGGTACCCTCTCTTCCCAtgacttccctttctcctcactGGACTGGGCTGGCCCAGCCCCTCTTCTTCCAATCTCCGCCCCCCACTATCCCCAGCTTCTGCTGCACTGGTTTGCGGCTTTGGGAAATAAATTTACCGTTGTATATATATCCTGCCAGGGTGTTGTAGCTTCTGGAAGGCAACAGGTGTATCTCCctcttctttgtctctccctggtCTCCTCATGGTGTCTCTGGGCAGAGAAAAGTCAGGGTTGTTACAGGGAAGATGGGAGAAACACTGATAAGCTTTCTATTCACCTTCTTATAGCCAGTCcggaatttggggggggggggggtgcggagcaGGATAATGGTTCCCTCCTCTGCTGGCTGGTGTCCCTGCTCCCCGTCCCCTCTCTGTGGGaatcggttcagcatctgacttccttattagactgtgagctcctcaagggcagggaccgCGCCTCAGGCCTCCATGTGGTCAGTTTCTGGCACATGAAGGTCTCAATAAAAGTGTAATTCCTTTGTATAAGCGTTTCGAAGGACTCATTTCTTACACTGACCTCTTAGTGTCGCCTCTTAGCCGAGCTAGGGCGGGAGTGTCGAGACCGTTGGCAGAGAAGCTGAGATCTGGAGCCACAGCCCAGGGGGGCGGTTGGGGTTGGAACTCCTGTGCTCTCCTGGGGTTTCGCCAGCTTGTGGGCGATCCCACCACTGGTGAAGGGGATGCCAGGTGAAAGCGTTAGGCAGTGAAAGCGTTAGGCAGTGGCGAGGGTGCCTGGGGCTTTTAGCAAGGTTTGGGCTCAGAGGGGAACTCTGCTTAATGGGTTGTCCCCCACTGCCAGGCCCCACCCACCTTGTCATCTGTTTGGTTTCCCAAGGATTGTGTGGTGGGCTTAGCCACCGCCTCGCACCTGTCCAGAGGTCTCACGGGTGCCGCTGTCAGTCTGTGTTCGTCTAAGCTCCACCTCCGTCTCCTCCAATCAGGTGAAGGTGTAGGGGCCCCAGGGAGGAAAAGCCTGGCTTCAGCCTGAGGCCCCGGCAGGCTGTGCAACTGCTTGATGGAAGGGGGACCAGATGTGGGCAGGAGCGAGATAGTAACAGTGATATTTCCGACATCACTATTAATGGGGAGTAGTAGTATGACAAAACGATAATAAATAATGATTACAgggacaaaatagaaaattaataagaGCACGAGCAACAGCAATAATAACTAGTTATGGAATGttaatcatttgctttttttaaaagatttttaacgattgttttatttatttttgagagacagagcatgagcgggggagggacagggagagagggagacccagaatccgaagcaggctccaggctccgagctgaccgcacagagcccgatgcggggctcgaacccataaaccgtgagatcatgacccgacctgagccgaagtcggacgcttaacagacggagccacccaggcgccccaattttttaaaaagtcttaccACGTGCCAGGCCTGTACCAAGGATGTTTGCGTCCACAGtcttattttccatttagatTCTCAGAAGGGATGGCTGGGGAGACCAAAGCTCACAATTGGTAAAGTGATTTAGCACCACAGCAGACCATCCATGTATCCGGTACTGTGTTCAGTGCTGTACTTGCATTAACACACTTAATTTGTACAACCATTCTGTGAGGTAAGTATTAATCATCTGCATTTTACAAGATGAACAGACgagacccagagaggttgagacacttgccccaggtcacccagCTAAAAGTCACTGGAATCCAGATTTGCACCCAAGAGGCGTGGTTTGGCCTTACTGAGCGTGACCAAGATAGCTGTGACTTTTCCCTCAGCTTGACTAAACTTTAGAtagtcttttctctgtttttattttattgaaaagtttttttttttttaatgtttattatttttgagacagagagagacagagcatgaatgggggagggtcagagagaggaagacacagaatccgaagcagcctccaggctccgagctgtcagcacagagcctgacactgggctcgaactcacggactgtgagatcatgacctgagccgaagttagatgctcgaccaactgagccacccaggcacccctacttctctctgtttttaaaccGCTGACCTCCCTCTCACCCAGGCTCTTCCCGAATCCAGATGGCCTAACCACAGGGGTCCCAGACCTCGCTTTTCTTAGAGCATTGACTTTAGAAAACTTGTTATTATAAATTCTTGCTCCGTCCCTTTGAGAGATatgtaaatatctttaaaagctTAAAAGCCGCTTGCCAGTTTTACAATCCAGGAAATGTCGGTCTCAGGGGACCTGGGAACCATCTCTTTGGAATGTAAACATCTAAGGAGATTGCCCCCCTATCTCCCAGTTTCCCTAAGGGGGTGAGAGCCTAACTTCTGTGGGCACCTTTTTCCCAGTTGTAAAACTACCTCCTGTCACAGAGACACAagcacatttccttttcctttggggAAAGCCAGTTAGCAAACGCAGGTGATCTAAGATCTCCCCTTAACTCCAGCTCTTAAAAACCCACCTTCTCTTTGTTTCGGTTGAGTTCAGACTGAGCGCTGGCTTCTTTTCCCTCCTGCAgtatcctcccccctcccccccctctctttctctctctctctccctctgcccctctcctcagctcaagtgctctctctgtctaaaaattaaaaaaagaaaagaaaagaaaaggaaagaaaccccgGAAGCACCACTTTAACCAAATGATCAGAGTTAACATCACTAATAATGGGACGGACACACAGCTTGGACCTCCTGATACGATACCCGAGAAAGGACAGGCCTCACTTTTGTGCTATTGGGCAAAACGTGCCCAGCCTGAATCTAACCGTGGGGAGGCATCAGACGAGCCCAAACGGAGGAACATTTGACGAAGTGGCTGACCTCTGCTCCTCAAAAATATCCCTGGCAGGAAACAAAGAATGACAGAGGCCCTGTTGTACATGCAAGGGGGATAAAGAGGCCTGACAACAGAGTGCGTGTATGAGTCAGGATTTTCTTTTGCTACAAGAGACATTATTTAAGCAATTGAAAAGAATCTCAAGGAAGTCCACAAATTAGATCATTTATGTTCCGTGTTAATTGCCTGATTTAGATAGATACACTATgcggggcgccagggtggctcagtcggttaagcggccgacttcggctcaggtcacgatctcgcggtccgtgagttcgagccccgcgtcgggctctgtgctgacagctcggagcctggagcctgtttcggattctgtgtctccctctctctgaccctcccccattcgtgctctttctctctctgtctcaaaaataaataaacgttaaaaaaaaaaaaaaaactagatagaTACACTATGCTTATGTAGGAGgaatgtccttgtttttaggaaatcCACATCAACCTGTATTTAGAGGTCAAGGGGCAACATGTCTACCACTTACTGTCAGgctgttcaggaaaaaaaatatttatacagagATAGTGAAAGTGATAACATAAATGCGGTAAAATGCTAACTCAGGGTAATGTGGTTGAAGGGTAGGTGGAAATTCTTTGTTGCATTGTTATAGTTTTTcctgtaagtctgaaattatgtcaaacacctaaaaaaattaagagggaaCCATAGTACCCCactaaagcaaataataataatgtacctGCCTCAgagagttgtgaggattaaaataaGTTCATATATATAAACGGCTAGGACAGTACCTGGCATCTAGAAGGTGCTGGATCcgtgttattatttctttaaacaaatttttttttaacgtttatttacttttgagagacagagagagacagcacgagcaggggaggggcagagagagagggagacacagaatccgaagcaggctccaggctctgagctgtcagcacagaccctgacgcggggctcgagcccacaaactacgagatcacgacctgagccgaagtcagacgcttaaccaactgagccacccaggcacccctattatttattttatctttatgtcTCTGGAACATTACAGAAAGTAGATGTTTGCCAGGTAAATGCTTGCTCCTTAAGGCATCCATTGTTTCTATGTGCCGGGCACTGAGGTAAGCATTTTATAGGCACCACTGAATGCCCTGCGTGGTCTTGTAGAATAGAGCTAGCATTggtttttcaacttttattataaaaaaaaaatctcacccaGACCAGTTGGAAAGATCATGCAATGCACATTCCTTTGCGCTTCACTTAGAttcagtaacttcttttttttttttttttaatttttattttaatgtttatttatttttgagacagggagagacagagcatgaatgggggaggggcagagagagagggagacacagaatcggaagcaggctccaggctctgagccatcagcccagagcctgacgcggggctcgaactcacgaaccgtgagatcgtgacctgagctgacgtcggacgctcaaccgactgagccacccaggcgcccctagattcagtaacttctaacatttttttcaggCCCACTTAATGATGCTGCATTTTATAGATGCAAACACTGAGGTGCAAACAAGATTAAGTCACTTCCTGAAGGTTTTCctgagctgggatttggacccagggGAATCTGACCCCAGAGGGTGCCCCCCAGATATGTTCGACATTGCGGGACACAAATAGGGAGGCCCTGCCCTAACCTTCTACAGCTCCCTGTTTAGCACAGCACCATTCAGTATGGTGGCCACTAGCCACGGGCAGTGTATGCTTTTAAGTCTAAATTCATTAaagttaaatacaatttaaaattcagttcctcagggcgcctgggtggctcaggcagttgagtgtctgactcttgattttggctcaggtcatgatcataggGTCGTGAGGTCAAGTCCCGCTTCAGGTTCCACACTGAACCTGGAatgtgcttgagattctttctctctctccctctgcccctgtccccgactctcacgtgcactctctctttcaaataaaataaaataaaataataattaggggtgcctgggtggctcagtcagttaagcatccgacttcagctcaggtcatgatctcgtggattgtgagttcgagccccgccgtaTGGATGGCACAGATATCAAAATTCTCATTATTAGCACACTGGACTCCAGTGGAAAAGACCTGTGATTTCAACCCACGTGACAGTGGGCAGGGAGCATCGGTTAGAGAATATGGCAGCACCAGACTGGGGGGAAACCTAACCAGCTGGAC
This genomic interval from Panthera leo isolate Ple1 chromosome E2, P.leo_Ple1_pat1.1, whole genome shotgun sequence contains the following:
- the LYPD3 gene encoding ly6/PLAUR domain-containing protein 3 — encoded protein: MDPARKAGAQAVIWTTGWLLLLSLLLGEGARALECYSCVQKADDGCSPQKTKTVKCAPGVDVCTEAVGAVETIHGQFSVAVRGCGSGLPGKNDRGLDLHGLLAFMQLQQCAKDRCNAKLNLTSRALNPAGNESAYPSNGAECYSCVGLSHEACRGTAPPVVSCYNASERVYKGCFDGNVTLTAANVTVSLPVRGCVQDEFCTRDAVTGPGFTLSGSCCQGSRCNSDLHNKTFFSPRIPPLVLLPPPKPTTQAPTTSVTTSTPAPTTLVSATKPTTASQTSPREVHPETSQKEESGLAGGAAGHQDRRNMGQHPTGGGAHNKGSSTSSAGLAALVLALAAGTLP